A single region of the Epinephelus moara isolate mb chromosome 14, YSFRI_EMoa_1.0, whole genome shotgun sequence genome encodes:
- the LOC126400494 gene encoding mitochondrial basic amino acids transporter isoform X1: MALDFAAGCVGGAAGVLVGHPFDTVKVRLQVQNVDKPLYRGTFHCFQSIIRQESMLGLYKGIGSPMMGLTFINAIVFGVQGNAMRKLGRDTPLNQFLAGASAGAIQCVICCPMELAKTRMQMQGTGEKKSKRKLYKNSLDCLVRIYKKEGIRGINRGMVTTLVRETPGFGVYFLAYDMWTRSLGCEPEDPYMIPKLLFAGGMSGIASWISTYPVDVIKSRLQADGVGGVNQYSGIMDCVRQSLKKEGWRVFTRGLTSTLLRAFPVNATTFATVTLFLMYMREGEECSIQDSEPQSVQLQPLQPQTQPTSM, encoded by the exons ATGGCATTGGACTTCGCCGCGGGCTGCGTAGGAG GTGCTGCTGGTGTTTTGGTCGGACATCCATTCGACACCGTGAAG GTGAGGCTTCAAGTTCAAAATGTGGACAAACCTCTGTACCGTGGGACGTTTCACTGCTTCCAGTCAATCATACGCCAGGAGTCG ATGCTCGGTCTGTACAAAGGCATCGGCTCTCCAATGATGGGCCTGACCTTCATCAATGCCATAGTTTTTGGCGTCCAAGGCAACGCCATGCGCAAGCTTGGCCGCGACACACCTCTCAACCAGTTCCTGGCTGGGGCCTCTGCCGGAGCcatccagtgtgtgatttgctGCCCAATGGAGCTGGCCAAGACACGCATGCAGATGCAGGGGACTGGAGAGAAGAAGTCAAAGAGGAAGCTGTATAAGAACTCCCTGGACTGCCTGGTGAGAATCTACAAAAAGGAGGGAATCCGAGGTATCAATCGTGGCATGGTGACCACTCTGGTGCGCGAGACACCTGGTTTCGGTGTGTACTTTCTCGCTTACGACATGTGGACACGTTCCCTTGGCTGCGAGCCAGAGGATCCTTACATGATCCCCAAGCTGTTGTTTGCTGGTGGAATGTCTGGCATTGCTTCTTGGATCTCCACTTATCCTGTGGATGTGATCAAATCGCGTCTCCAGGCGGACGGGGTGGGCGGTGTGAACCAGTACAGCGGCATCATGGACTGTGTCAGACAGAGTCTAAAGAAAGAGGGGTGGCGGGTGTTCACACGTGGACTCACGTCCACTCTGCTCCGCGCATTTCCAGTGAACGCCACCACGTTCGCCACAGTGACTCTATTTTTAATGTACATGCGTGAAGGAGAAGAGTGCAGCATTCAGGACTCTGAGCCGCAGTCTGTGCagctgcagccgctgcagcCACAGACGCAGCCAACCAGCATGTGA
- the LOC126400494 gene encoding mitochondrial basic amino acids transporter isoform X2 — protein MLGLYKGIGSPMMGLTFINAIVFGVQGNAMRKLGRDTPLNQFLAGASAGAIQCVICCPMELAKTRMQMQGTGEKKSKRKLYKNSLDCLVRIYKKEGIRGINRGMVTTLVRETPGFGVYFLAYDMWTRSLGCEPEDPYMIPKLLFAGGMSGIASWISTYPVDVIKSRLQADGVGGVNQYSGIMDCVRQSLKKEGWRVFTRGLTSTLLRAFPVNATTFATVTLFLMYMREGEECSIQDSEPQSVQLQPLQPQTQPTSM, from the coding sequence ATGCTCGGTCTGTACAAAGGCATCGGCTCTCCAATGATGGGCCTGACCTTCATCAATGCCATAGTTTTTGGCGTCCAAGGCAACGCCATGCGCAAGCTTGGCCGCGACACACCTCTCAACCAGTTCCTGGCTGGGGCCTCTGCCGGAGCcatccagtgtgtgatttgctGCCCAATGGAGCTGGCCAAGACACGCATGCAGATGCAGGGGACTGGAGAGAAGAAGTCAAAGAGGAAGCTGTATAAGAACTCCCTGGACTGCCTGGTGAGAATCTACAAAAAGGAGGGAATCCGAGGTATCAATCGTGGCATGGTGACCACTCTGGTGCGCGAGACACCTGGTTTCGGTGTGTACTTTCTCGCTTACGACATGTGGACACGTTCCCTTGGCTGCGAGCCAGAGGATCCTTACATGATCCCCAAGCTGTTGTTTGCTGGTGGAATGTCTGGCATTGCTTCTTGGATCTCCACTTATCCTGTGGATGTGATCAAATCGCGTCTCCAGGCGGACGGGGTGGGCGGTGTGAACCAGTACAGCGGCATCATGGACTGTGTCAGACAGAGTCTAAAGAAAGAGGGGTGGCGGGTGTTCACACGTGGACTCACGTCCACTCTGCTCCGCGCATTTCCAGTGAACGCCACCACGTTCGCCACAGTGACTCTATTTTTAATGTACATGCGTGAAGGAGAAGAGTGCAGCATTCAGGACTCTGAGCCGCAGTCTGTGCagctgcagccgctgcagcCACAGACGCAGCCAACCAGCATGTGA